In the genome of Candidatus Nitrosotenuis sp. DW1, one region contains:
- the uvrC gene encoding excinuclease ABC subunit UvrC: MTFNIKKTTIPSHPGIYLMKDSNGKIIYIGKAKNLKNRVRSYFVKNQNYKTQKLVEKISDVEFVLTDNESEAFLLESNMIKQYRPVYNIELKDQQRYTYLRLTNEKYPRLLVARRTRAGKFLGDGKIFGPFTQGSSKLLTIGSLRKAFQIRICKRLPKKACLEYHLGNCEAPCQFKDAQDRYEKHVSNLESVLKGRDPQLFVKKLESEMIDASERLQFERAREIRDTLQRLGSLGTRQKMENVRDSDEEYFGARTIEQSVLVMTFRKTNGVIRDSNKFSFDLVGDNSFSNFLHQYYTTNQIPPNIIVNEMPENARLLEQLFSKKSNHQVKILSPAAGKRKEMIDLILRNIDVIQSKGSDPALIEIKERLRLHEIPKTIECFDISNHGIDYAVGSMSRFVNGRPDKSGYRKFRIKTITGRDDFAMINEIVKRRYLRLDSKKAQLPDLVLIDGGKGQLSAALSALQSLGLKIPCASLAKENEEIYIPSQKEPIIISKTSQALKILQFARDEAHRFGVAYNRALRKIKHK; the protein is encoded by the coding sequence TTGACATTTAATATCAAAAAGACAACCATCCCATCGCACCCTGGAATTTATCTGATGAAAGATTCCAATGGAAAAATAATCTATATCGGAAAAGCAAAAAATCTAAAAAACAGAGTCCGCTCGTATTTCGTAAAAAACCAAAACTACAAGACGCAGAAACTAGTTGAAAAGATTTCAGATGTCGAGTTCGTATTAACGGACAATGAAAGTGAGGCGTTCTTGCTTGAATCAAATATGATAAAGCAGTACCGCCCAGTGTACAATATCGAGCTCAAAGACCAGCAAAGATACACATACCTTAGACTGACAAACGAAAAATACCCAAGGCTTTTAGTGGCACGAAGAACTCGTGCCGGAAAATTCCTCGGAGATGGAAAAATTTTTGGTCCATTCACACAGGGCAGCTCAAAACTCCTAACAATTGGTTCTCTTCGAAAGGCATTTCAGATTCGCATCTGCAAGAGACTTCCAAAAAAGGCATGCCTTGAGTACCACTTGGGAAACTGTGAGGCCCCGTGCCAATTCAAAGATGCGCAAGACAGGTATGAAAAACACGTTTCAAACTTGGAATCAGTCCTGAAAGGGCGCGACCCACAGTTGTTTGTTAAAAAACTGGAATCCGAAATGATAGACGCATCAGAACGTCTACAGTTTGAGCGTGCAAGAGAGATCCGAGATACGCTTCAGAGGCTTGGAAGCCTTGGGACTAGACAAAAAATGGAAAATGTGAGAGACTCTGACGAAGAATATTTCGGGGCCAGAACGATAGAGCAAAGTGTCCTAGTAATGACATTTAGAAAGACAAACGGCGTGATTCGCGACAGCAACAAGTTTTCCTTTGATCTAGTTGGGGACAATTCATTTTCAAATTTTCTGCACCAGTATTATACGACAAATCAGATACCTCCCAACATAATAGTAAACGAGATGCCAGAAAACGCAAGACTGCTTGAGCAGTTGTTTTCAAAAAAATCCAATCATCAAGTAAAAATCCTTTCTCCAGCAGCTGGCAAAAGAAAAGAGATGATAGATTTGATTTTAAGAAACATAGATGTGATCCAGTCAAAAGGCTCGGATCCTGCACTAATTGAGATAAAAGAAAGGCTCAGATTGCATGAGATTCCAAAGACCATAGAATGCTTCGACATATCAAACCACGGCATAGATTACGCAGTAGGATCAATGTCAAGATTTGTCAATGGTAGACCCGACAAGTCAGGATATAGGAAGTTTAGAATTAAAACCATTACAGGTAGAGACGACTTTGCAATGATCAATGAAATCGTAAAGCGTAGATACCTCAGACTTGACAGCAAAAAAGCGCAATTGCCAGATCTTGTTTTGATAGACGGTGGAAAGGGACAGCTAAGTGCTGCACTATCTGCATTGCAAAGTCTTGGTTTGAAAATTCCCTGCGCATCACTTGCAAAAGAAAATGAGGAGATATACATTCCATCTCAAAAAGAGCCAATCATAATTTCAAAAACCAGTCAAGCCCTCAAAATACTGCAGTTTGCACGAGACGAAGCACACAGATTTGGAGTTGCGTACAACAGAGCATTGCGTAAAATAAAGCACAAATAG
- a CDS encoding cupredoxin domain-containing protein, with amino-acid sequence MTASDKFGIALAVGITIVFVAIAGSFASMESTPAPVSVPTPAPVPVPTPAPAPMPVPVPTPTPAPVEEAIVEEEPAPVEEAPVEEEPSAPSAVDVSIPKGSSLPGCEENDECFMPSMVTVSVGGTVTWTNDDTAAHTVTSGTASDGPDGVFDSSILMAGKTFEHTFDEEGSYDYFCVVHPWMTGNVTVE; translated from the coding sequence ATGACAGCCTCAGACAAATTTGGCATTGCTCTAGCGGTAGGAATAACTATCGTATTTGTTGCAATTGCCGGGTCTTTTGCATCTATGGAATCAACACCGGCTCCAGTTTCCGTACCAACTCCAGCTCCGGTTCCAGTACCAACTCCGGCTCCAGCACCGATGCCGGTTCCAGTACCAACTCCGACTCCAGCTCCAGTTGAGGAAGCAATAGTGGAAGAAGAGCCAGCTCCAGTTGAGGAAGCTCCAGTGGAAGAAGAACCATCTGCACCATCAGCAGTTGATGTATCAATTCCAAAAGGATCATCACTTCCAGGATGTGAAGAGAACGATGAATGTTTCATGCCAAGCATGGTAACAGTTAGTGTAGGTGGCACTGTAACATGGACAAATGATGATACAGCGGCGCATACGGTAACTAGTGGAACAGCATCAGATGGACCAGACGGCGTATTCGACAGCAGTATTCTCATGGCAGGAAAGACATTTGAGCATACGTTTGACGAAGAAGGAAGTTATGATTACTTCTGCGTGGTTCATCCATGGATGACAGGAAACGTCACAGTAGAGTAG
- a CDS encoding ArsB/NhaD family transporter, with product MDVTFATAVSIVIFVIVYGLIAIRNIRGISLPMWLTMSAGALAVLLLQIIPPDEAYQSINFDVIFFLIGMFILVSGLEASGLLKYITIKILEHAKTPDRILWFILLVLGVLSAFLINDTMALVATPIILGIAKQMQVRSAPLLITLAFGITIGSMMTPMGNPQNLLISLSSGLEYPFWTFLQYLGAPTLACIGATYVVVKQVYKKELAHATVSQLVATKELITDFKLARTSSIITIIVIVGFFAIGFVNTFGIQTDLNFSHISLVGGLTLFAVSAKRKEILYKMNWQIIVFFVSMFVFMGGLWYGGAIGIFSSALPHVNGLDSSSVLHVVLTSVGLSQLMSNVPFVSIYLPVLHDLGYASQDTIIWMALAGASTLAGNLTILGAASNVIILEAAEKRKEKAFSFIEFLKVGSIVTAINIAILCAFLSAYSILT from the coding sequence ATGGATGTGACTTTTGCAACAGCCGTATCAATTGTAATATTTGTCATAGTATATGGTCTAATCGCAATCCGAAACATTAGAGGAATCAGTCTGCCAATGTGGTTGACAATGTCTGCTGGTGCACTGGCGGTGCTTTTATTGCAAATAATTCCGCCTGATGAGGCATATCAGTCGATTAATTTTGACGTGATCTTTTTCCTAATTGGCATGTTTATCTTGGTGTCTGGACTTGAAGCATCAGGGTTACTCAAATACATCACGATAAAAATTCTAGAACACGCGAAAACACCAGACCGTATACTGTGGTTTATTTTGCTGGTTCTTGGTGTCCTGTCTGCATTTTTAATTAATGATACAATGGCCCTCGTTGCAACGCCTATTATTTTGGGTATTGCAAAACAAATGCAAGTAAGATCTGCACCTCTTTTGATCACCTTGGCGTTTGGCATAACGATTGGAAGTATGATGACACCTATGGGAAATCCTCAAAATCTATTGATTTCATTATCTAGTGGATTAGAGTATCCATTTTGGACTTTTTTACAGTATCTCGGGGCTCCAACTCTTGCATGTATTGGGGCAACGTATGTTGTAGTCAAGCAAGTATACAAAAAAGAACTAGCACATGCTACTGTTTCTCAACTTGTTGCAACAAAGGAATTAATCACTGACTTTAAGCTAGCAAGAACATCTTCCATAATAACAATAATTGTAATAGTTGGTTTTTTTGCAATCGGTTTTGTTAACACGTTTGGGATTCAAACCGATCTGAACTTTAGTCACATCTCGTTGGTTGGAGGCTTGACGTTATTTGCCGTGAGTGCCAAACGAAAAGAAATACTCTATAAGATGAACTGGCAAATAATCGTATTTTTTGTATCCATGTTTGTATTCATGGGAGGATTGTGGTATGGTGGGGCAATAGGAATTTTCTCGTCTGCCCTTCCTCACGTTAATGGACTTGATTCCTCATCTGTACTACATGTGGTTCTGACAAGCGTTGGATTAAGTCAGTTGATGAGCAACGTGCCTTTTGTCTCAATCTATCTTCCAGTGCTACATGATCTTGGATATGCCAGTCAGGATACCATAATCTGGATGGCACTTGCGGGGGCAAGTACTTTGGCAGGGAATCTTACCATACTTGGTGCTGCCAGCAATGTGATAATACTGGAAGCCGCAGAAAAAAGAAAAGAAAAGGCATTCTCGTTTATTGAATTTTTAAAGGTTGGATCAATCGTGACTGCCATCAACATCGCAATACTTTGCGCATTTTTGTCCGCATATTCTATTCTAACTTAA
- a CDS encoding hemerythrin domain-containing protein → MSTASLRKDHDLIEKVLKSMEVTLQLLKNGKTIPESILLPVIDFSKNFTDVCHHGKEEESLFPALEQAGMPRNMGPIAVMLMEHQMTRQIADRMEESAKEYFGTGSSTKLASAIGEYIEHISAHLWKENNRLFVMAEMRLQGNSDQVNNRLDEVEKLKLEKLGKNRADYENLVHQLAQDVSKII, encoded by the coding sequence ATGTCTACTGCGTCATTAAGAAAGGATCACGACCTAATTGAAAAAGTGTTAAAATCCATGGAAGTAACACTGCAATTATTAAAAAACGGAAAAACCATACCTGAATCAATACTTTTACCCGTGATTGATTTTTCCAAAAACTTTACCGATGTGTGCCACCATGGAAAAGAGGAAGAATCGCTTTTCCCTGCACTGGAACAGGCAGGAATGCCACGCAATATGGGACCAATTGCCGTCATGCTTATGGAACATCAAATGACAAGGCAAATTGCAGATAGGATGGAAGAGTCTGCAAAAGAATACTTTGGGACCGGTTCCTCTACCAAGCTTGCATCTGCTATCGGCGAATACATTGAGCACATATCTGCGCACCTCTGGAAGGAAAATAACCGACTGTTTGTGATGGCTGAAATGCGACTACAGGGAAACTCTGATCAAGTGAACAACCGCCTAGATGAAGTTGAAAAACTAAAGCTTGAAAAACTTGGCAAGAATCGCGCCGACTATGAAAATCTAGTACATCAACTGGCACAAGATGTTTCTAAAATAATCTGA